ATGGAGTCGTTACCGACGCCTTCCGGGCCCATGAACTTGGCGTTCAGGCCTTTTTCCTTGGCCTGGCGCAGGATCAGGCCAAGCTCAGGGTGGTAGCCGCCGTAGTAGACGAAGTCGACGTTGGCTTGCTTGAGTTTCTGGATGATCGAGGAGAAGTCCTTGTCGCCGGCGTTCAATCCTTCGAAGACGGCAACCTTGGTGCCTTTTTCTTCGAGGGTCTTTTTCACGGCGGTGGCGATGCCTTCACCGTACTGCTGCTTGTCGTGCAGTACCGCAACGATTTTCGGTTTGACGTGGTCGGCGATGTAGTTGCCGGCTGCCGGGCCTTGTGCGCTGTCCAGACCAATGGTGCGGAAAATCAGCTTGTAGCCACGGGAAGTGATTTCAGGGCTGGTGGCAGCCGGGGTAATCATGATGACGCCTTCGTCTTCATAAATATCCGACGCTGGCTGAGTGGAGCTGGAGCAGAGGTGACCGACTACGAACTTGACGCCGTCGTTGACCACTTTGTTGGCGACGGCCACGGCTTGTTTGGGATCGCAAGCGTCGTCGTATTCCTTGGCTTCAAGCATTTTGCCATCCACGCCGCCCTTGGCGTTGATGTCCTTGATGGCTTGCTTGGCACCCATGAATTGCATGTCGCCGTATTGCGTTACCGGACCGGTCTTGGGACCGGAGATGCCGATCTTGATGGTGTCAGCTGCGAACGAATGGCCGGCAACCCCAGCCAGGACCATAGCGGCAAACAGTTTGGAAATCTGCTTAGTAGCCTTATTCATAGTGCTCCACTCTTACTGTTGTATTTTTTATAGTTCTAGCGGCCTTGTGAGCTGCAGAACCGGATCAGATATCGCGGATATCCCCCCGGTATTGCCCTGGCAACTGTACCGGTACAGTGTAGAGCGCCGGTTGATCAATTGAAAAGCTGGCAACGGGGGGCAAAACCTGAGCGTGTCGCTTAAATGAAAGAAAAAGACAGAATTGCGGCGGGCTTACACCCGTCTTCAAGGTGTTCCCTGGCTTTCCCGGCCCTTTCAATCGCTACCTCATTTGCTACTGGGTTTTTCTGCCTGAGTCAGAAGGCTATGATTGCGCCGATTTTTTACTCAGGTGAACTCCCATGACGCAAGAACCTAGCACCCTCTATGCCAAGCTGCTCGGTGAAACCGCTGAAATTTCCTGGAAGGAGCTAGAGCCGTTCTTTGCCAAGGGCGCCCTATTGTGGGTCGACGCTGCCCTGGATTTGATCGAGGCGGCCGAGGGAATGGCCGAAGACAACCGTGACAAAGTCGCTGCCTGGCTGGCTTCAGGGAGCCTTGGCGAAGTGTCTGCGACGCGGGCGTTGGACCTTGTTGAGCGTGATCCGAGCCTGTGGGCGGTGGTGGTTTCGCCGTGGATACTGATCCAGGAAAGGGCGCCGTTATGATGCTGCGCACCACATCGGGGCGCTAATTGGCGCCACATAAAGTGTGTAGCCGAGTAGCGTGATGGCTCTTTGCCGTAGAGAAACGTCACACGTAAGGGTGACGTTAACGTCATGGGCACAGTTGTGTGACTGTCGCCAGCTCAGTTTAATTGTTACTGAGTACAACTGAATCGCCGTCGTAAGTATGTGCTGCCTACTCGAACTGACAGCAACGTAATTTTGAGCCCTGAACTATTCAATTTTCAGCAAGGGCTCAACTATGCAACTGGCATCACGATTGTCTTCCACCCCCTCTGCAAGTCTTTGGGCTACGCAGGATAATGACTACAAGGCGCACTACCGGAATCAACTCGAAGGCATCGATAAAAAGCTTCAGGTTCTGCGTGCGCGGCCGAGCTTTTCATCGTTTGTAAACGAGCGAGTGAATGCCATATTCCCCTCGACCGCCAAGCCTTTGGACGCCTCTCGGGTGTTCATTAAAAGCGATTCGAGCGACGCGGCGGTCGAGCAGGATGCCGATCAGGTGCTCCGGCTACTCCCCAGCTTGATGGATGCCGTGGTGAGGCGAATTGTCGATAATCAACCCACCGCGTATGCCAATCGCCGTACCCGCTTTACCTTCGATCGAGACGAGGCGGCCGACCAGGGGTTGCCATCGTCGCTTACCCCAGCTGCATTTGACGCTTTCCTGGATGATCTTGCGGGTTCACTGAAGACCGCCTACAAGACTTGCCTGGATGCGTTCTGGAATAAGGCAGTGACCACAGAAAACCCGCGTTCGCACAAGCAATACGTGGGTTTGGCGCGCAGTTCGCAAATCAGCCTGGAATCGACGTTGCTCAGGGGGGACGGAACGCTGAACTCTAATGGCTTGCTGCTGGTTGAGGCGTTTGTGGCGTATCCCGATGCTGTGGCGCGACAAACAAGACCCAACCGGCCTGTCGGCTACTCCCTGGCGCTGAAGGGCACAACTGCGGACATGCCCTTGCATGGGGCGTTGGTGCTGACGTCCCGGGACCCGTCTGATCCGCCATCAGCTAACGACACCTCACCCGCGGCCCCTGTCGTTCGCCGTGTCGAGCCCAGTGCCAGCGTGGGCATTGTGGTGTTGTTCACACCCAATCGAGGGCTGGAGGCATTCCCTTCTCTGGCGCTTCTGGATCAGGAACTGCATCGTCGTTTAAACACCGACTACGAGTTCGATAGCCTGTTCACACTGCTGGCAAACAAAGATTGTGAACCTGCTACAACCCTGCGTGACACAGTGCCCGCCGCAGGGTGCTTTGCCTATGAGGAGATTTTCGAGTCGGTCTTCAGCACCAGTGTAGCGTCGCAATACGAAAAGCTGATCGAAGACTTCGCATTCGAGGTAAGCCGTTATCAGCAGCGCGGTGTAGACGACGACTTCAGCCAATTGCCGGCCAGCTTGAATTTGGCCACGGACATGCAGCGGCTGTTTGGCGTAAGTGATGTGCTGCTCGCTCGTGAAACAAAGCGCTCCAAGGCTGAACTCGATCAATTTTTAAGTACAGCATCGGAAACGGACAAGCAGGCCTGGGCGACGGCCGTGCGCGACTACTTGAATGAGCTGCAACGTACCGATACAGGGGAGGGCGCGCCCTCGGTTTTACAGTTTGGTGACCACAAAGCATTACTGGCCTACAGCAATGAACAACTGGCGCAGGCGCTGGAGGAACAATATGGCATCAACACGGACCCCTCCGATATCAAGGTCACTATTCGTCGGCCAAACCCTGCACCGGGCATCTACTTTCCCGGTGCCAGGCCTAATCCGCAAGACGGCCAGTCCCACTATTCCATTCAAACAAAAAGCCTGGCCGAGTTGGCGTTGGTCAATGTCGATTATTTCGACGAGGTGTTCGTAGCCAAGTCCCGCTTAAGCCTCTACGGCGAGCCCTATACGGAGTTGACCACGCAGCAAGTCAAGGACCTGGTGCGGGACGTGGATATCGGCGGCTCCTACATTGAGTTTCTCAAAACGCGTTTGCTGACGTCCAGCGAGGCTCGCACGCTCAAGCAGGATTTTGTCAATGTGATGCACAAACAGCTCAGGGTTGATGCCATTGAAGCCAAGATCGCCAAGGATTATTTAGCGCACCCGCAGGACCTTAGTTATCTGTTGGTTAAAAGCGTGCTCGATCAACCCACCGACAACGGTCAGCGGGCAAAGGTCGAGGGTTATAACGTCGTGGTCGCCGCGCTATATGTACGTGACATTCTCGTGAGGGGGGTGTTGGCTTTCATCTCGAAAAAACCAAAGGTCTATACCGTGGTGCTTTACACCCCGCGAGCGAAAGACGGACGGGCATTTCGTGAATTCACCGGTATGACGCAACTGCTTGAGCAATTTATCAATGACGAGGCATGGCGTGACTACCTGTTTGAAAGGATGGACGGCGATGCGCTACCCAGGCTGCGCAACACGCTCAAAAGAGGGATTTTTCGCAGCGAGGTCTCGTTATCGCCCATCAGACTGAACTTTCTCGAGTGGTCTTATGACGTCGAAGCTCGTGCCGCTATCGCCCACGCGGATCGCAAGA
This genomic stretch from Pseudomonas synxantha BG33R harbors:
- a CDS encoding branched-chain amino acid ABC transporter substrate-binding protein — protein: MNKATKQISKLFAAMVLAGVAGHSFAADTIKIGISGPKTGPVTQYGDMQFMGAKQAIKDINAKGGVDGKMLEAKEYDDACDPKQAVAVANKVVNDGVKFVVGHLCSSSTQPASDIYEDEGVIMITPAATSPEITSRGYKLIFRTIGLDSAQGPAAGNYIADHVKPKIVAVLHDKQQYGEGIATAVKKTLEEKGTKVAVFEGLNAGDKDFSSIIQKLKQANVDFVYYGGYHPELGLILRQAKEKGLNAKFMGPEGVGNDSISQIAQGASEGLLVTLPKSFDTDPANKAIVEEFTKNKQDPTGPFVFPAYSAVEVIAGGIAAAKSEDTAKVAEAIHAGTFKTPTGDLSFDAKGDLKDFKFVVYEWHFGKPKTEVSPQ
- a CDS encoding DUF2288 domain-containing protein; this translates as MTQEPSTLYAKLLGETAEISWKELEPFFAKGALLWVDAALDLIEAAEGMAEDNRDKVAAWLASGSLGEVSATRALDLVERDPSLWAVVVSPWILIQERAPL
- a CDS encoding dermonecrotic toxin domain-containing protein, whose product is MQLASRLSSTPSASLWATQDNDYKAHYRNQLEGIDKKLQVLRARPSFSSFVNERVNAIFPSTAKPLDASRVFIKSDSSDAAVEQDADQVLRLLPSLMDAVVRRIVDNQPTAYANRRTRFTFDRDEAADQGLPSSLTPAAFDAFLDDLAGSLKTAYKTCLDAFWNKAVTTENPRSHKQYVGLARSSQISLESTLLRGDGTLNSNGLLLVEAFVAYPDAVARQTRPNRPVGYSLALKGTTADMPLHGALVLTSRDPSDPPSANDTSPAAPVVRRVEPSASVGIVVLFTPNRGLEAFPSLALLDQELHRRLNTDYEFDSLFTLLANKDCEPATTLRDTVPAAGCFAYEEIFESVFSTSVASQYEKLIEDFAFEVSRYQQRGVDDDFSQLPASLNLATDMQRLFGVSDVLLARETKRSKAELDQFLSTASETDKQAWATAVRDYLNELQRTDTGEGAPSVLQFGDHKALLAYSNEQLAQALEEQYGINTDPSDIKVTIRRPNPAPGIYFPGARPNPQDGQSHYSIQTKSLAELALVNVDYFDEVFVAKSRLSLYGEPYTELTTQQVKDLVRDVDIGGSYIEFLKTRLLTSSEARTLKQDFVNVMHKQLRVDAIEAKIAKDYLAHPQDLSYLLVKSVLDQPTDNGQRAKVEGYNVVVAALYVRDILVRGVLAFISKKPKVYTVVLYTPRAKDGRAFREFTGMTQLLEQFINDEAWRDYLFERMDGDALPRLRNTLKRGIFRSEVSLSPIRLNFLEWSYDVEARAAIAHADRKTTSTHESNVRSVWTVVEGLVELALAVFPIKITFVIGLVRSAMSLSAALDALQNDDSVGATHEFVRAFTYAVGALVDGAVGFAPIRLTPPVRPRLPHSMALKAAPKDVTPLSGWESKGIYTRPGKGSTPGQHFLKEKDHWYKVTFDETSGTGTWRLQRPRQTAEYQYHLPPLAQNTLNEWVIRSPEYGLRGGYHSRMARDDLIRLYPDLDAQQAARVLDSFDFPAGRERAMELRFVRDLGDGSTQWDSIGLRDIPHEFRQYLNSVTTLDQVRLRLQGIDQAAHSVPVAMPVARPSVIVTHQWKSWGQQIQAGLLKQVHDTYDVFEYKPVFTEGAGWSQVEGTFIKLDDRFYRTTFDGRVYETVVGVRNPNISYNDFDSFELMLRNNPGEQPMIATYNTSTRAWHVLERRPFEKTIAAYVQDAFPEMTSTSQTQVARAVFNLYQKDFKFVDMLRVWRTGQSQVSDPLSLLGLTHPTRGANRRLPISRAHKGTQPKVWRRLDFEPDSFHPYYHQAVTRQGPVTLRALMVEVMSRVARAEFLDSTEDGTALLFRRVGDDTLYCLHPVDVTEPFITGQVERFSVPQDYFSFPNRSGLVGSALRENKLINLVGGVQHNRHGVQPPQLFIIKLDVSLY